From a single Roseibium algicola genomic region:
- a CDS encoding MarR family winged helix-turn-helix transcriptional regulator: MTNDRKNSPPPLDDQLCYAIYSAGIAIQRVYKPLLDELGVTYPQYLVLNVLWRDDQKTVGAIAETLALESSTLTPLLKRLETAGLLQRTRNPNNERQVVVALTDKGRALQSRAGCLGEALLTASMQSPEDLASLNKNIRNLRDTIYSQIGGWGTPA; this comes from the coding sequence ATGACGAATGACCGGAAGAACAGTCCACCGCCTTTGGACGATCAACTCTGCTACGCGATCTATTCGGCAGGGATTGCCATTCAGCGCGTATACAAACCCCTTCTTGACGAGCTCGGGGTGACCTATCCGCAGTATCTCGTTCTCAATGTTCTCTGGCGCGACGACCAGAAGACAGTCGGGGCAATCGCCGAGACCCTGGCGTTGGAATCCAGTACACTCACGCCGCTTCTCAAGCGTCTCGAAACGGCGGGACTGCTGCAAAGAACCCGAAATCCAAACAACGAGCGACAGGTTGTCGTCGCGTTGACCGACAAGGGCCGTGCGCTTCAGTCCAGGGCAGGATGCCTTGGCGAGGCTCTGCTGACGGCTTCGATGCAAAGCCCCGAAGACCTCGCGAGTCTCAACAAGAACATCCGAAATCTTCGCGACACGATCTATTCTCAGATCGGCGGGTGGGGCACTCCCGCCTGA